One Gemmatimonadota bacterium DNA segment encodes these proteins:
- a CDS encoding glycosyl hydrolase family 32: MNTSGETLYNGIVLPEVWPPRNVDEGGTAPVPVPYLDDPLEVICIDLGRQLFVDDFLIASTSLTRVFGEAKIHEASPVLSPETDEEMDNGYCPMAAPFNDGAWYDPEDGLFKLWYMPGWFHSTALAISRDGIHWERPDFGVVRGTNLVWPNRDGYDRDGCLVWLDHDAERSEERFKMFQYYRYDTGGSATVSEGWLHTSPDGIHWSDPVVTTPVGDNTSFFYNPFRKKWCMSIRRQSANLRARFYRECDDFLPAWDQERDEVLWQRIDSLALPDPALPDHRVALYDVNVTPYESLMLGLFAIFRGPENDICAERGVPKTMDLELGYSRDGFHFSRPNRTPFLASSRRIGDWNRAYLHAVGGVCLVVGDEVWIYFTGFSGQSPKLGETDVGAIGRSRRVMYAGASTGLATIRRDGFVSMDAGASGGVLTTRPVVFKGQRLFVNVEAPRGELRVEVLEENGRPVEGLSADQCVPLCVDRTCCEVLWTSGKNLSSIAGRPVVFRFYLRSGRLFSFWVTDDPNGASSGYLAAGGPGCTKGRDLPGG; this comes from the coding sequence ATGAATACATCAGGTGAAACGCTGTACAATGGGATTGTGTTGCCAGAGGTCTGGCCTCCTCGCAATGTGGATGAAGGCGGCACGGCACCTGTTCCCGTTCCTTATTTGGACGATCCGCTAGAGGTGATTTGCATCGATTTGGGCAGGCAGTTGTTTGTGGATGATTTTTTGATTGCCTCTACTTCTCTGACAAGGGTTTTTGGTGAGGCAAAAATCCATGAGGCGAGTCCTGTTCTGAGTCCCGAGACGGATGAAGAGATGGACAATGGCTATTGTCCGATGGCTGCGCCGTTTAATGACGGCGCGTGGTACGATCCCGAAGATGGGTTGTTTAAGCTGTGGTACATGCCGGGCTGGTTTCACAGTACGGCACTGGCAATAAGCCGAGATGGTATCCACTGGGAGCGTCCAGATTTCGGTGTTGTGCGCGGTACAAATCTCGTATGGCCCAATCGGGATGGATACGATAGAGATGGATGTCTGGTGTGGCTGGATCACGATGCGGAAAGATCTGAAGAACGTTTTAAGATGTTTCAATATTATCGGTATGACACAGGGGGAAGCGCGACTGTATCAGAAGGCTGGTTGCACACTTCGCCCGATGGGATTCACTGGTCTGACCCCGTTGTGACAACACCCGTGGGCGATAATACGTCATTTTTTTACAATCCATTTCGCAAAAAGTGGTGTATGAGCATTCGGCGGCAGAGTGCCAATTTGCGCGCGCGATTTTATCGGGAGTGCGATGATTTTTTGCCTGCGTGGGATCAGGAGCGAGATGAGGTTCTCTGGCAGCGCATTGACAGTCTCGCACTGCCCGATCCCGCACTGCCCGATCACCGGGTCGCGCTTTACGATGTGAATGTAACGCCTTATGAGAGTTTGATGCTGGGGCTTTTCGCAATTTTTCGCGGACCTGAAAATGATATTTGTGCGGAGAGAGGCGTGCCCAAAACAATGGATTTGGAACTGGGGTATAGCCGCGATGGGTTTCACTTTAGCCGCCCCAATCGGACGCCTTTTCTCGCGTCGTCGCGCCGTATTGGCGATTGGAATCGGGCGTATTTGCACGCTGTGGGTGGTGTTTGTCTGGTGGTGGGGGATGAAGTGTGGATTTATTTTACGGGTTTTTCCGGTCAGTCACCAAAGCTCGGCGAGACAGATGTGGGGGCGATCGGGCGAAGTCGTCGCGTGATGTATGCGGGTGCGAGTACGGGATTGGCAACGATTCGGAGAGATGGTTTTGTATCTATGGATGCAGGTGCCAGTGGCGGTGTGCTGACCACGCGTCCTGTGGTTTTTAAGGGGCAGCGGTTATTTGTGAATGTGGAGGCGCCGAGGGGTGAATTGCGAGTGGAAGTCTTAGAAGAAAATGGGCGACCGGTCGAAGGTTTAAGTGCGGATCAATGTGTACCGCTTTGTGTGGATCGCACCTGTTGCGAGGTTTTGTGGACTTCTGGCAAAAATTTATCTTCGATTGCTGGGCGTCCCGTGGTGTTCAGGTTTTATTT